The following coding sequences are from one Paenarthrobacter ureafaciens window:
- a CDS encoding carbon-nitrogen hydrolase family protein: protein MAEFFGSITAAAVQASPVFLDLQKSTTKACELIREAGSNGAKFIVFPEGFLPGHPTWFHFQPVSSPISNELNLRLFKNAIRVPGPEADAIAEAARDAEAYVVMGVCERASNAPGSLINSQLFFGPDGQFLGKHQKLQPTAGERIVHWGGWGDTLGPFQTEFGPASALVCGENSNPLEIFALTAAGTRLHGMSWPPHFRSAADGTSLMPQTSLLAAQNFALMSKAFVISACGIAHPGYAEDLGLTAEAAERIASGAGQGGSAIIGPDTRILAGPLDGTTEGILYAELDFDQWARQKIAQDFAGHYNRNDIFQLRINRKPPTDYVTADSGATAEQLTERLEPVEDHATNDAFVPELTTP from the coding sequence TTGGCTGAATTCTTCGGCTCCATCACCGCTGCGGCAGTCCAGGCCTCCCCCGTATTCCTCGACCTCCAAAAGAGCACCACAAAGGCCTGCGAACTTATCCGGGAGGCTGGTTCAAACGGGGCGAAATTCATCGTCTTTCCCGAAGGCTTCCTGCCCGGCCACCCTACGTGGTTCCACTTCCAACCGGTCAGCAGCCCCATCTCAAACGAACTGAACCTGAGGCTGTTCAAGAACGCCATCAGAGTGCCGGGGCCGGAGGCCGACGCAATCGCCGAGGCGGCCAGGGACGCAGAAGCCTACGTGGTAATGGGAGTATGTGAACGGGCCTCAAACGCACCGGGATCCCTCATTAACTCCCAACTCTTTTTCGGCCCCGACGGACAGTTCCTGGGCAAGCACCAAAAACTTCAGCCAACCGCCGGTGAACGCATAGTGCACTGGGGAGGATGGGGGGACACTCTTGGGCCTTTCCAAACCGAATTCGGACCCGCCAGCGCCCTGGTCTGCGGCGAGAATTCCAACCCCCTGGAAATCTTTGCCCTGACCGCCGCCGGAACCAGACTGCACGGAATGAGCTGGCCACCGCATTTCCGTTCGGCTGCGGACGGGACTTCACTCATGCCGCAGACTTCGCTGCTGGCGGCACAGAATTTCGCGCTGATGTCCAAAGCCTTCGTTATCAGCGCTTGCGGCATTGCCCACCCGGGCTATGCGGAAGACCTGGGGTTGACAGCGGAGGCCGCAGAAAGAATCGCATCAGGAGCTGGCCAGGGAGGCTCTGCCATCATCGGTCCCGACACCCGGATCCTTGCAGGCCCGCTCGACGGCACTACGGAAGGGATTCTCTATGCGGAGCTGGACTTCGACCAGTGGGCTCGCCAGAAGATCGCGCAGGACTTCGCCGGGCACTACAACCGCAATGACATCTTCCAGCTAAGGATCAACCGCAAGCCCCCGACCGACTACGTCACCGCAGATAGCGGGGCGACGGCGGAGCAGCTCACGGAACGGTTGGAACCCGTAGAAGACCATGCGACGAACGACGCCTTCGTGCCGGAACTGACCACACCCTGA
- a CDS encoding Rieske 2Fe-2S domain-containing protein, which yields MLRTDINELLAQTGPGTPMGDLFRRYWQPVLLAEELPENDCPPVRVKVLSERLIAFRDSEGRYGLMDEFCAHRGVSLWFGRNEENGLRCPYHGWKYDVTGQAVEVPSEPATSNFCANVKLKAYPMVKRGDVLFAYLGDPAAQPPLPEWEAYTVPDGQVFTSKRLQECNWLQALEGGIDSSHVTFLHGGNLESDPLFKGSKGNEYNKGDLKPFFEVVDYEGGLLIGARRNAEEGKYYWRVTPWVLPNFTMVPPRGDHPVHGHFWVPIDDENCWAYSFDYHPTRQLTEAEVAAMRAGKGVHSANDASYRPLANKDNDYLMDRESQKRGENYSGIEGIALQDSSLQESMGPLVDRTKERLVATDAGIIKARQKLYKAVKALQDGVEPTGNRPSDQKVRSVAIVLPADQAFVEGIGEAMIAEPAKPHTSV from the coding sequence ATGCTGCGTACGGACATCAACGAATTGTTGGCCCAAACAGGTCCGGGAACTCCCATGGGTGACCTCTTCCGCCGTTACTGGCAGCCGGTGCTGCTGGCCGAAGAACTCCCCGAAAACGACTGCCCCCCGGTCCGCGTCAAGGTGCTGTCTGAGCGCCTTATCGCCTTCCGCGATTCCGAGGGCCGCTACGGACTGATGGACGAGTTCTGCGCCCACCGCGGCGTCTCGCTGTGGTTCGGCCGCAACGAGGAAAACGGCCTCCGCTGCCCCTACCACGGCTGGAAGTACGACGTCACCGGCCAGGCCGTGGAGGTCCCCAGCGAGCCGGCCACGAGCAACTTCTGCGCCAACGTCAAGCTCAAGGCCTACCCGATGGTCAAGCGCGGGGACGTATTGTTCGCCTACCTGGGCGACCCCGCCGCCCAGCCGCCGTTGCCGGAGTGGGAAGCGTACACCGTTCCGGACGGCCAGGTCTTCACCTCCAAGCGCCTCCAGGAGTGCAACTGGCTGCAGGCCCTTGAGGGCGGCATCGACTCAAGCCACGTCACCTTCCTGCACGGCGGCAATCTCGAAAGCGACCCGCTGTTCAAGGGATCCAAGGGCAATGAGTACAACAAGGGCGATTTGAAGCCGTTCTTCGAAGTGGTGGACTACGAAGGCGGTTTGCTGATCGGCGCCCGCCGCAACGCCGAGGAAGGCAAGTACTACTGGCGCGTAACGCCATGGGTGCTGCCGAACTTCACCATGGTGCCGCCGCGTGGAGACCACCCGGTCCATGGCCACTTCTGGGTCCCCATCGACGACGAGAACTGCTGGGCCTACAGCTTCGACTACCACCCCACCCGGCAGCTCACGGAAGCCGAAGTCGCTGCGATGCGCGCCGGCAAGGGCGTTCACAGCGCAAACGACGCGTCCTACCGCCCACTGGCGAACAAGGACAACGACTACCTGATGGACCGCGAGTCCCAGAAACGCGGCGAGAACTACTCCGGCATCGAGGGAATCGCTCTTCAGGACTCCTCGCTCCAGGAATCGATGGGCCCGCTCGTCGATCGGACCAAGGAACGCCTGGTGGCCACCGACGCCGGCATCATCAAGGCCCGGCAGAAGCTCTACAAGGCCGTAAAAGCACTGCAGGACGGCGTTGAACCCACCGGGAACAGGCCCAGCGACCAGAAGGTCCGTTCGGTGGCGATCGTGCTCCCCGCCGACCAAGCCTTCGTTGAGGGCATCGGCGAAGCCATGATCGCTGAACCGGCCAAGCCGCACACCTCGGTCTGA
- a CDS encoding ABC transporter substrate-binding protein, with protein MGNFARPAITRSLRTAAAGAAFILLLSGCGGSAGADDAETNEIRVIQSNKHDPTELGAEAGDFLDIWPSCDPQMKVSVTSGEKTAEAVAAGSADIGITSPNRVIGAISQGLDASIIGASMSVFDEYLVVRPDSTAKSFADLKGKTFAISSFGSAGDYATQKLAQQAGWADTDFKKVTMGSLDGIQAGLKSGTVDAFLWGGHAAFGLEQAGSAKVLENVRELIGPNAMTVVFASNKIIKERPEDVKAFAECYYKASGRIMDDESLATKMMVDDWGMDPKLAARIIKEEIPMSSRDGKLTEDQLKGILEATHFTIKSAASLTLDDVKKIYKPWQEL; from the coding sequence ATGGGAAATTTTGCCCGCCCCGCCATCACGAGGAGCCTCCGGACAGCTGCCGCGGGCGCAGCCTTCATACTGCTTCTCAGCGGCTGTGGTGGTTCCGCGGGCGCTGACGACGCGGAGACCAATGAGATCCGCGTCATTCAGTCCAACAAGCACGATCCCACGGAACTCGGCGCGGAAGCCGGGGACTTCCTCGATATTTGGCCTAGCTGCGATCCACAGATGAAAGTCAGCGTCACCTCGGGCGAAAAGACAGCAGAAGCCGTAGCGGCAGGCAGCGCAGACATCGGGATCACGTCCCCCAACCGGGTCATCGGCGCCATTTCCCAGGGGCTGGACGCGTCGATTATCGGCGCTTCAATGTCGGTATTCGACGAATACCTCGTCGTCAGGCCGGACAGCACCGCCAAATCCTTCGCCGACCTGAAGGGCAAGACTTTTGCGATCAGTAGTTTCGGCTCGGCAGGTGACTACGCCACCCAAAAGCTCGCCCAGCAAGCAGGATGGGCTGACACCGACTTCAAAAAGGTAACCATGGGGAGCCTGGACGGCATCCAGGCCGGACTGAAAAGCGGAACCGTGGACGCATTCCTCTGGGGCGGACACGCCGCTTTCGGTCTCGAGCAGGCCGGCAGCGCCAAAGTCCTGGAGAACGTGCGCGAACTCATCGGGCCAAACGCCATGACGGTGGTCTTCGCGAGCAACAAGATCATCAAAGAGCGCCCTGAAGACGTCAAGGCCTTTGCCGAGTGCTACTACAAAGCTTCCGGCCGGATCATGGATGACGAAAGTCTGGCCACGAAGATGATGGTGGACGACTGGGGAATGGACCCCAAGCTGGCGGCGCGGATCATTAAAGAGGAGATCCCCATGAGCTCCCGGGACGGGAAGCTCACGGAGGACCAGCTGAAAGGGATTCTCGAAGCCACCCACTTCACCATCAAGTCGGCCGCTTCCTTGACGCTCGATGACGTCAAGAAAATCTACAAGCCCTGGCAGGAGCTGTGA
- a CDS encoding alpha/beta fold hydrolase, whose translation MPVVEIDGIPTRYETVGDGPPLLMFSPGGFDSTLENWLTFGRYRELGFVDAFKGSYTCIVFDRRESGQSGGRLERLTWDRYVTQALGLIDHLGYEAVHTMGGCVGCSTAAALAIRHPDRVRSMVLFSPAGGPQYRMAQHRRFGQHLAFALEHGMGAVVELARSSMVGFSKDPRLGPWAAPLRGNDGFAAAYAAMDVKQYELMVTGSVRGLFDRDTVPGVEAEDLMTLQVPGLIVPGQDSSHAPSAARYLEECLPVHEYWDVPVAEQTRSTAPARILAFLEQH comes from the coding sequence ATGCCCGTCGTCGAAATTGACGGAATCCCCACGCGTTACGAAACCGTGGGCGACGGCCCTCCGTTGCTCATGTTCAGCCCGGGCGGATTCGACTCCACCTTGGAAAACTGGCTCACCTTCGGCAGGTACCGGGAGCTCGGTTTCGTTGATGCCTTCAAGGGCAGCTACACGTGCATCGTCTTCGACCGCCGTGAATCCGGGCAGTCCGGCGGGCGCCTGGAGCGCCTTACGTGGGATCGCTACGTGACCCAGGCGCTCGGGCTGATCGACCACCTCGGCTACGAGGCCGTCCATACGATGGGTGGTTGCGTCGGGTGCTCCACTGCGGCGGCCTTGGCCATCCGGCACCCGGACCGCGTGCGGAGCATGGTCCTGTTCTCCCCCGCTGGCGGGCCGCAGTACCGGATGGCCCAGCACCGCCGCTTCGGCCAGCATCTTGCCTTCGCCCTGGAACATGGGATGGGTGCCGTCGTCGAACTCGCCCGATCCAGCATGGTGGGCTTCAGCAAGGACCCGCGCCTGGGTCCGTGGGCGGCGCCGCTGCGCGGCAACGACGGGTTCGCGGCAGCCTATGCGGCCATGGACGTGAAGCAGTACGAGCTGATGGTCACCGGTTCCGTGCGGGGCCTGTTCGACCGGGACACGGTGCCGGGCGTCGAGGCCGAGGACCTGATGACCCTCCAGGTGCCGGGGCTGATTGTTCCCGGACAGGACAGCTCGCATGCGCCGTCGGCGGCGCGCTACCTCGAGGAATGCCTGCCGGTTCACGAATACTGGGATGTTCCGGTGGCCGAACAAACCCGGAGTACCGCCCCCGCCCGGATCCTGGCGTTCCTCGAGCAACACTGA
- a CDS encoding 3-methyl-2-oxobutanoate hydroxymethyltransferase — translation MPAGPSSCARAATTKEAAFRIDYPLSAARNTRVVAFDHEAERIIRSAALLDWGQARFFSVADPGGVLSEIGASDVSLEEVMTDTNTVIMVSTSGENGAAVAAVGSLARERGIMTAGLVVTPGALTSDALFHLRPHARILLVPAEEDDLIELLRATRA, via the coding sequence GTGCCCGCGGGTCCGAGTTCATGCGCCCGGGCGGCCACCACCAAGGAAGCGGCCTTTCGGATTGACTACCCGCTGTCGGCCGCACGGAACACCCGCGTTGTCGCCTTCGACCACGAAGCCGAGCGCATCATCCGTTCCGCGGCCTTGCTCGACTGGGGCCAGGCCCGCTTCTTCTCCGTTGCCGACCCCGGCGGGGTGCTGTCCGAAATCGGCGCCTCGGATGTGTCCTTGGAAGAGGTCATGACCGACACCAACACGGTGATCATGGTCTCCACATCCGGGGAGAACGGGGCGGCGGTTGCCGCCGTCGGAAGCCTCGCCCGTGAGCGGGGCATCATGACGGCGGGCCTGGTTGTGACGCCCGGTGCGCTCACCAGCGATGCGCTCTTCCACCTCCGGCCCCACGCCAGGATCCTGCTGGTCCCGGCCGAAGAAGATGACCTGATTGAGCTGCTGAGGGCTACGCGCGCATGA
- a CDS encoding DHA2 family efflux MFS transporter permease subunit has product MTETQVQPTQRTTAGTAARWIILFSVTTGTFMANVDATAVVVALPMMAKEFGVDIDSLQWVLSAYLLTITAVVPFLGKLSDAIGGKRILSIGLLTFIVASLAVGLAPALPVMIAFRVLQGIGAGMFMATITPLALATFPVGQRGRILGIIGSTVAAGTLLGPALGGVLTGAFGWRSIFLINVPVGLIGAIGVMALVPKDSKKGARTPRLDVPGFTLFIMFSSSLLLGLGFAPRLGWSHVVVLGLLGTAVVTCGLFVLRELKTAVPLINLRHFRRRVYGWGTLAAFLSYVLLLFPAFLFPLYMHEVLGWSIGLTGLMLTCQAVAMLLVSPLSGWWSDRVGSRRPALVALSVMIATFVGASFLRESSPTWLVAALLALIGASVGLFSSPNSSAVMGDLGQDQAGVANGTIATLRNLGRAIGVTLTVLLYQLFAGSPATAGISPDHFLAGFQGVLLVGAGLAAVAFLAVLLMYGRRGRTTKEM; this is encoded by the coding sequence ATGACCGAAACCCAAGTCCAGCCCACCCAACGCACGACGGCGGGGACAGCAGCCCGATGGATCATCCTCTTCTCCGTCACCACAGGCACCTTCATGGCCAATGTGGATGCCACAGCCGTAGTGGTGGCATTGCCGATGATGGCCAAAGAATTCGGGGTCGACATCGACTCCCTCCAATGGGTGTTATCAGCCTACTTGCTGACCATCACGGCGGTGGTTCCGTTCCTTGGCAAATTGTCGGACGCCATTGGCGGAAAGAGGATCCTCAGCATTGGCCTGCTGACCTTCATCGTTGCCTCGCTCGCAGTGGGACTGGCTCCGGCCCTTCCGGTCATGATTGCGTTCCGTGTGCTCCAAGGGATCGGAGCGGGCATGTTCATGGCGACCATCACGCCCTTGGCCCTGGCGACCTTTCCTGTGGGCCAGCGGGGCCGGATCCTGGGGATTATCGGAAGCACGGTGGCCGCGGGGACGCTTCTGGGGCCTGCCTTGGGCGGCGTCCTTACGGGGGCGTTCGGCTGGCGCTCGATTTTCCTGATCAATGTCCCTGTTGGCCTGATCGGTGCGATCGGCGTCATGGCCTTGGTCCCAAAGGACTCGAAGAAGGGGGCCAGGACTCCCCGACTGGATGTCCCCGGCTTTACGTTGTTCATCATGTTCTCGTCCAGCCTGCTGCTCGGGCTGGGCTTCGCACCCCGACTCGGTTGGTCGCATGTGGTAGTCCTTGGACTGTTGGGAACGGCGGTTGTGACCTGCGGGCTTTTTGTCTTGCGTGAGCTCAAGACCGCCGTTCCCCTCATCAACCTCCGTCACTTCCGAAGGCGTGTCTATGGCTGGGGAACACTGGCAGCATTCCTTTCCTACGTACTCCTGCTGTTTCCCGCTTTCCTGTTTCCCCTGTACATGCACGAGGTCCTGGGGTGGTCGATCGGCCTGACAGGCTTGATGTTGACGTGCCAGGCAGTTGCCATGCTTTTGGTTTCACCCCTTTCCGGCTGGTGGAGCGACCGCGTCGGTTCCCGGCGTCCTGCCCTCGTGGCCTTGTCCGTCATGATTGCCACGTTTGTTGGCGCCTCGTTCCTCAGGGAGTCTTCGCCGACTTGGTTGGTTGCCGCCTTGCTGGCACTCATCGGCGCGAGCGTCGGACTCTTCAGCTCACCGAACAGCTCGGCCGTGATGGGTGACCTGGGGCAGGACCAGGCCGGAGTAGCCAACGGCACGATCGCTACCCTTCGGAACCTGGGGAGGGCCATCGGCGTGACGCTCACCGTGTTGCTGTACCAGCTGTTCGCCGGATCCCCCGCAACAGCCGGGATTTCTCCCGATCATTTCCTTGCCGGCTTCCAAGGCGTCCTGCTGGTCGGCGCGGGGCTTGCCGCCGTCGCCTTCCTTGCAGTGCTGCTGATGTACGGCAGGCGAGGTCGCACCACAAAAGAAATGTAA
- a CDS encoding zinc-dependent alcohol dehydrogenase: MSEKVLAAVRVAPGTTAMREFDRPKIDDESALLKIEVAGICGTDVKLYSNPPSTAATQGPVIMGHENVGIIVEAGEKFKKRQGLEEGDRVFVEHYVACFSCEWCRIGEYRHCEATDWRTNPDARRFGYTSADFPGMLWGGFSQYMYLPWNAVLHKIPDTITAEEAGLVMPLSNGIEWALLTAGIGYNDTVLIQGPGQQGLAQLVAAKTAGAAQVIVSGTTRDKARFELAKELGADAVVDVLTEDPREKIMDLTNGRGLDYVLDCTSRAGTAPVLLGVDVLKRREGTLLIQGELAAFPEFPVKKITEKAITIKSARGHSFNACELAVSQLASRRFPLEKLATHRYGIDQVDHAIRVLAGETDEDAIHVSMMPDLVGQPGGAVR, from the coding sequence ATGTCTGAGAAGGTGCTGGCGGCGGTTCGGGTTGCCCCGGGAACCACCGCAATGCGCGAGTTTGACCGGCCGAAGATCGACGATGAGTCGGCCCTGTTGAAAATTGAGGTTGCAGGTATCTGCGGCACTGATGTGAAGCTGTATTCCAATCCGCCATCGACTGCGGCCACCCAGGGTCCTGTGATCATGGGGCACGAGAATGTCGGCATCATTGTGGAGGCCGGCGAAAAATTCAAGAAGCGCCAGGGACTCGAAGAAGGTGACCGGGTGTTCGTGGAACACTATGTCGCCTGCTTCAGCTGCGAGTGGTGCCGCATTGGCGAGTACCGCCACTGCGAGGCCACCGACTGGCGAACCAACCCGGATGCGCGCCGCTTCGGTTACACCTCGGCCGACTTCCCCGGCATGCTGTGGGGCGGTTTTTCACAGTACATGTACCTGCCGTGGAACGCGGTACTTCACAAGATCCCGGACACCATCACAGCGGAGGAAGCCGGCTTGGTCATGCCCCTCTCCAACGGCATTGAGTGGGCTCTGCTGACGGCGGGAATCGGGTACAACGACACCGTGCTGATCCAAGGGCCGGGCCAGCAGGGCCTGGCGCAACTCGTCGCGGCCAAGACAGCCGGCGCCGCGCAGGTGATCGTTTCCGGGACCACGCGGGACAAGGCGCGCTTTGAGCTTGCCAAGGAGCTGGGCGCCGACGCCGTCGTGGACGTCCTCACCGAGGATCCCCGCGAGAAGATCATGGACCTCACCAACGGACGCGGCCTGGACTACGTCCTGGACTGCACGTCCCGCGCGGGCACCGCACCGGTGCTGCTTGGCGTTGACGTCCTCAAGCGCCGGGAAGGCACCCTACTCATCCAGGGTGAACTGGCCGCCTTCCCCGAGTTCCCGGTGAAGAAAATTACCGAGAAGGCGATCACCATCAAGTCCGCCCGGGGCCACTCCTTCAACGCCTGCGAACTCGCCGTGAGCCAGCTCGCTTCACGGCGCTTCCCCTTGGAGAAACTGGCTACCCACCGTTACGGCATCGACCAGGTGGACCATGCCATCCGCGTCCTAGCCGGTGAAACCGATGAGGATGCCATTCACGTGTCCATGATGCCCGACCTGGTGGGCCAGCCCGGCGGAGCGGTGCGCTGA
- a CDS encoding 2Fe-2S iron-sulfur cluster-binding protein: MVKISYVSAEGAIDVVDAEVGDSVMSAALRNGVSGIIGECGGNNSCATCHVWVREEFLNAVGTPGEIEADLIDMGVSEPRDCSRLGCQIVLEDKLDGLVVDLPPTQP; the protein is encoded by the coding sequence ATGGTCAAGATTTCTTATGTCAGCGCCGAGGGCGCAATCGATGTTGTGGACGCCGAGGTCGGCGACTCGGTGATGTCAGCGGCTCTCCGCAACGGGGTGTCAGGCATCATCGGCGAGTGCGGCGGGAACAACTCCTGCGCCACGTGCCACGTGTGGGTCCGTGAGGAGTTCCTGAATGCAGTGGGCACTCCAGGCGAGATCGAGGCGGACCTCATCGACATGGGCGTCTCTGAGCCGCGGGACTGCAGCCGCCTTGGATGCCAGATCGTTCTCGAAGACAAGCTCGACGGCCTGGTCGTCGACCTTCCCCCAACCCAGCCCTAA
- a CDS encoding 3-methyl-2-oxobutanoate hydroxymethyltransferase has product MSTMTIPKLQEMKRDGKKSACIVAWDYQMARIADRAGADIVSVGDSVGVNLWGHSHPLEITMDEILVAAKAVRRGVESALLSCDFPFGPLQEGAKGAVGAAIRLAKEAGVDMVKLDGAADFPEAVEAVTRAGVPVFAQFGITPQTALKYGVAYSQAEGAVVPDEMVEQFVTEAKRLESAGAVALNFTNSGPVVGPAVVDAVSIPVLGGFGGGPWLDGRIRMSTAAVGYSAKWIDAEPTTYANVGRIAYDALTECIADIRGGQHLRGQG; this is encoded by the coding sequence ATGAGCACCATGACCATTCCCAAGCTTCAGGAGATGAAGAGGGACGGCAAGAAGAGTGCCTGCATCGTCGCCTGGGACTACCAGATGGCGCGGATCGCGGACCGTGCCGGTGCGGACATCGTCTCAGTAGGCGATTCCGTGGGCGTCAATCTCTGGGGGCACTCCCATCCGCTGGAGATCACCATGGACGAAATCCTGGTGGCAGCGAAAGCGGTCCGACGTGGTGTGGAATCCGCCCTCCTCAGTTGCGACTTCCCGTTCGGCCCCCTCCAGGAGGGGGCCAAGGGAGCAGTCGGCGCGGCTATCCGCTTGGCGAAGGAAGCAGGCGTTGACATGGTGAAGCTCGACGGCGCCGCGGACTTCCCCGAAGCAGTGGAGGCGGTCACCCGTGCCGGCGTTCCCGTCTTCGCGCAGTTCGGCATCACGCCGCAAACAGCCCTTAAGTACGGTGTGGCGTATTCGCAGGCCGAAGGGGCGGTGGTTCCGGACGAAATGGTGGAACAGTTCGTCACCGAAGCCAAGCGGCTCGAATCCGCCGGCGCCGTCGCCCTCAACTTCACCAACTCGGGTCCCGTGGTGGGTCCGGCGGTGGTGGACGCCGTTTCCATCCCGGTGCTGGGCGGTTTCGGCGGCGGGCCGTGGCTGGACGGCCGGATCAGGATGTCGACGGCGGCAGTCGGCTACAGCGCCAAGTGGATTGATGCTGAACCCACTACCTATGCCAATGTAGGGCGCATCGCGTATGACGCCCTGACCGAGTGCATTGCAGATATCCGCGGGGGACAGCATCTCCGCGGCCAAGGTTAG
- a CDS encoding ABC transporter permease, whose amino-acid sequence MKQHKNSPLVWPLRALGLGALVGIWAYGNGPGGISPLVLPTIPRVMEALGEALAQPATYEAAFITFGEILAAFVIASVLGLAAGFWAARTPVRTQVFQSIFVWGYLAPLILFYPLFILSFGTGVGSKIGYGAVSAFFPIAYNSLRAFATVKPTMLTVARAFGASSFQTDFLIKLPSALPLISSGVRIGAGASMITVIFAEMLASTAGLGYQLALNSQTFAAPQAFAMIILLMVLVGVLQGLVNILLTPKSERGKSLNAAH is encoded by the coding sequence ATGAAGCAACACAAAAATTCCCCGCTGGTATGGCCCCTCCGGGCGCTCGGGCTTGGTGCTTTGGTTGGTATCTGGGCTTACGGGAACGGTCCCGGCGGGATCTCCCCGCTGGTTCTGCCCACCATCCCCAGGGTCATGGAAGCCCTCGGTGAAGCGCTTGCGCAGCCGGCGACCTACGAGGCCGCGTTCATCACGTTCGGTGAAATCCTGGCTGCTTTCGTCATCGCCTCGGTGCTCGGCCTCGCAGCGGGCTTCTGGGCAGCGAGGACACCAGTCCGGACGCAGGTCTTCCAGTCAATTTTCGTCTGGGGCTACCTCGCTCCGCTGATCCTCTTCTACCCCCTCTTCATCCTGTCCTTCGGCACGGGCGTGGGGTCCAAGATCGGTTACGGGGCAGTCAGCGCATTCTTCCCGATCGCCTACAACTCGCTGCGGGCCTTCGCTACGGTGAAGCCCACCATGCTGACGGTGGCCAGGGCGTTCGGAGCCAGCTCGTTCCAGACCGACTTCCTTATTAAGTTGCCGAGTGCGTTGCCGCTGATCAGTTCCGGCGTTCGCATTGGTGCGGGTGCGTCAATGATCACCGTCATCTTCGCCGAGATGTTGGCCTCCACCGCGGGGCTTGGTTATCAACTCGCGTTGAACAGCCAGACCTTTGCAGCTCCCCAAGCGTTCGCCATGATCATCCTGCTCATGGTCTTGGTTGGCGTGCTGCAGGGACTGGTCAATATCTTGCTGACGCCCAAGTCCGAACGGGGCAAATCCCTCAACGCCGCCCACTAA
- a CDS encoding 2,3-bisphosphoglycerate-dependent phosphoglycerate mutase: MSNLVLLRHGESTANAEDVFAGWLDVPLTARGRAEARRAAAELAGLAPDAVHTSVLSRAVETARLLAEEARWPLSPSAYWRLNERHYGALQGLAKADARARFGEAEVQSWRRGIDGRPPKTDDAALSAQRADPRYAAYPEAAAISAESLADVAVRMAPYWRHILAPELRRGRTVVVVSHGNALRALMHLSTGVPLEEATQRELRTAAPVAVRAQLDPRMENV, encoded by the coding sequence ATGTCCAACCTGGTGCTGCTGCGCCATGGTGAGAGCACGGCGAATGCCGAGGATGTATTCGCCGGCTGGCTCGATGTTCCCCTCACCGCGCGCGGACGCGCGGAGGCCCGGCGGGCTGCGGCGGAGCTCGCCGGGCTCGCACCCGACGCAGTACACACCTCCGTCCTCAGCCGGGCCGTGGAAACGGCCCGGCTGCTGGCCGAAGAAGCCCGCTGGCCGCTCTCACCGAGCGCGTATTGGCGGCTGAATGAACGTCATTACGGCGCCCTGCAGGGCTTGGCCAAAGCTGACGCGAGGGCGCGTTTTGGCGAGGCCGAAGTGCAGTCCTGGCGCCGCGGCATCGACGGCCGTCCTCCCAAGACGGACGACGCCGCCTTGTCCGCCCAGCGGGCCGATCCCCGGTACGCTGCGTACCCCGAAGCGGCGGCTATCTCCGCTGAGAGCCTGGCGGATGTGGCGGTACGCATGGCGCCGTACTGGCGGCACATCCTCGCTCCCGAACTGCGCAGGGGCCGGACCGTGGTGGTGGTGAGCCACGGAAATGCCTTGCGCGCGCTGATGCATCTGTCCACCGGCGTGCCCCTGGAAGAAGCCACCCAACGCGAACTGCGCACGGCAGCCCCTGTGGCTGTCCGTGCGCAGTTGGACCCGCGGATGGAGAACGTTTAG